A DNA window from Micromonospora inyonensis contains the following coding sequences:
- a CDS encoding winged helix-turn-helix domain-containing protein: MGLSESSKQALEAFTGMRLHRSDLPVLAYDLNALEVLADRVRTLLVPELIQAIKAVRAAGEGEVFDRFVAQTAPFVELLDRVADLKVNVAQAMRGFLNQMELTDRQALVMFIFMMTELAVAFAMAFFLPVEAAAHIVKTRTIIQTILRSSMVRAAASSTAIQMLFMPGSSLLAQISMLADGLVPGVDWAQVGKQALYGLAVAGVTTAAGPALARFAGAVGGGLGHLGVSGSTRDLLTSLLMVPVSEVGMEVVGDAAASYMVDGTYDPSGLALAAASGAVSAGNELAGTAAGAAARRVAVGLGFNPTRPRWNMPGGTGFTADGRPVAPVPPPIPVTADPSAYQPEVGDPAGAGSGGQAPVPVPPVPVPALSAPDLSAPAWSVPAWSAPDLSAPSWSVPDLPVPSWSVPSFSVPTVPVVPVPEWVAAAGALVVERWQRFQRELVEHYGGLLAGMGQARQFLAALPVSVERVFAGWVDARRGDRAVAAFLSAVALPVPVEGVFAGWVDARRGDRAVAAFLSAAALTEGFLTGVRQRAVARVVEALAFSGGRIPAEVRARQVIAGLPAEFDRQALRSLAHLAVQHHIDQYLAAGLPTGAGTPTGPGTPPGAGVPPGPGTPPGPGTPPGPGTPPGPGTPPGPGTPPGPGTPPGPGTPPGPGTPPGTGVSRGAGVSGGGGAVVSSAGVLRVVEGGVWGQVDRGVDVIFGAPAVLPGVVAGPDAGQVSAVAGVVRQAVTDLSARFSGVVVPGVTAAAAGVATVDMGEGGRVGGPAVPVMSERHTAAAAGLAQAQFTVLARRYGVDLAGHAALVASFQREWVDGYHRVLASAGGSVTFGTVDVVGVLGTVPGGVGSRVGGMSIVDVVSVGDTASVGDVSAASGAVFSPDLGFRDTDSTGFGDTGAISGVSVLDESVSAGSGGFGEPAVAATGPAAQRIHELASGGYGRASEVQLRRLAADLGIQAASPDGVLPRLFEVSRDVVMADTVSGVYFADPVVADLDAAADRTAAQALPSVEGWFTIAGHRNLAERLADDPVRQALFLRMLTASPAWQHAVAQARQRGGDAPDILLVWCDAAWQGPGQATSFGEWLRTRLRARRLMSSTHEVDQMPGELRPHGDEPVRSVLFSDGSVELFGPDLVEAVRTADIVENGQEPGVRWPDQEDFAAAGGRHRWAGSASGGQSPDPAEGGDPSGPGPVSAAQWVWGPSRDPGAQLPVPGPALGPDHPQGEDLSWLDHWDTLPMSGPAPAPPAGTGLPGLPGPLDDPDAPTASSWPAGWAEPGWPVPGMGVTDGHGAAMFDQPGIDDQASDGGNLGDWAGEGGNLGDWATYQGPDMDWQPSLAPSPAVARTDAGTVHAGDTLHHPADEPPTTPASPHPDQPQPQPQPAAGSRRVRDPGEARALFDQHAGHIATTTRQPEQLRQLWNALIDRMDDNGIITASLSDLAEATSTPQRTVRDRIGVLRDRGLLQRVQGGRGRVAARYGVSDPGQPRQAPLPAPPEGSQWVRDPGGARALFDQHAGHIATTTRQREQLRQLWNALIDRMDDNGIITASEPDLAEATFTLRQTVHDRIGVLRDRGLLQRVQEGRGGVAARYGVSDPGQPRQAPLPAPPEGSQWLRDPGEARALFDQHADHIATTTPQREQLRQLWNALIDRMDDNGIITASEPALAEATSTPKTTVHDRIGALRDRGLLQRVQEAHGGGAARYGVSDPGQPRQAPLPGPALGPDRPQGEDLSWLDHGATVPMPGPTPAPPAGTALPGLPGPLDDPDAPTASSWPAGWAQPGWPVPGMGVTDGRGAAISTDFDQPRIDDQASEGGNLGDWATYQGPDMDWQPYLAPSPAVARTDAGTVHAGDTLHHPADEPPTTPASPHPDQPQPQPQPAAGSRRVRDPGEARALFDQHADHIATTTRQREQLRQLWNALIDRMDDNGIITASESDLAEATSTLQRTVRDRIGVLRDRGLLQRVQGGRGRGAARYGVSDPGQPRQAPLPAPPEGSQWLRDPGGARALFDQHADHIATTTRQREQLRQLWNALIDRMDDNGIITARLSDLAEATSTSQPTVRDRIGVLRDRGLLQRVQGGRGRGAARYGVSDPGPPRQAPLPGPALGPDRPQEDLSWLDHGATVPMPGPAPASPAGTGLPGLPGLPGLPGPFDPDAPTASSWPAGWAEPGWPVPGMGVTDGHGAAMSTDFDQPGIDDQASDGGNLGDWAGDGGNLGDWATYQGPDMDWQPSLASWPAVARTDAGTVHAGDTLHHPAGEPPTTPASPHPDQPQPAAGSRRVRDPGEARALFDQHAGHIATTTRQPEQLRQLWNALIDRMDDNGIITASLSDLAEATFTLRQTVHARIRVLRGSALLQLVQEGRGGGAARYGVSDPGQPRQAPLPAPPEGSRWLRDPGGARALFDQHAGHIAPTTRQREQLRQLWNALIDRMDDDGIITASESALAEATFTLQRTVHARIGVLRDRGLLQLVQEGRGGGAARYGVSDPGQPRQAPLPAPPEGSRWLRDPGGARALFDQHAGHIATTTRQREPLRQLWNALIDRMDDNGIITASGSDLAEATSAPQSTVHARIGVLRDRGLLQRVQEAHGGGAARYGVSDPGQPRQAPLPGPALGPDRPQGEDLSWLDHGATVPMSGPAPASPAGTGLPGLPGPLDDPDAPTASSWPAGWAQPGWPVPGMGVTDGHGAAMSTDFDQPGIDDQASDGGNLGDWASEGGNLGDWATYEVDPARSLDVDPADLLYLLEAVGTEPDPAPQPMDPPRPQAPPGPTSWSPPNGDQPSQSPGTQSFPPGPGMQDPAPQSPMPGPAPAPPAGTGMPALPGPLDNPDAPTASSWPAGWAEPGWPVPGMGVTDGHGAAISTDFDQPGIDDQASDGGNLGDWATYEVDPAGSLDVDPADLLYPFTAVGTEPDPEPQPMDPPRPQAPPGPTSWSQPSGD; encoded by the coding sequence GTGGGTCTCAGTGAGTCGTCGAAGCAGGCCCTGGAGGCGTTCACCGGGATGCGGTTGCACCGGTCGGATCTGCCGGTGTTGGCGTACGACCTGAACGCGTTGGAGGTGCTGGCGGATCGGGTGCGGACCCTGTTGGTTCCGGAGCTGATCCAGGCGATCAAGGCGGTTCGGGCGGCGGGGGAGGGTGAGGTCTTCGACCGGTTCGTGGCGCAGACGGCTCCGTTCGTGGAGTTGTTGGACCGGGTCGCGGATCTGAAGGTGAACGTGGCTCAGGCGATGCGGGGCTTCCTGAACCAGATGGAGCTGACGGATCGTCAGGCGCTGGTCATGTTCATCTTCATGATGACGGAGTTGGCGGTCGCGTTCGCGATGGCGTTCTTCCTGCCGGTGGAGGCGGCGGCGCACATCGTGAAGACCCGGACGATCATCCAGACGATCCTGCGGTCGTCGATGGTGCGGGCGGCGGCGAGCAGCACGGCGATCCAGATGTTGTTCATGCCGGGGTCGTCGTTGTTGGCGCAGATCAGCATGTTGGCTGATGGTCTGGTGCCGGGGGTCGACTGGGCGCAGGTCGGTAAGCAGGCGTTGTACGGGTTGGCGGTGGCGGGTGTCACCACGGCGGCCGGGCCGGCGTTGGCCCGCTTTGCCGGTGCGGTGGGTGGTGGTCTGGGGCACCTCGGGGTGTCGGGTTCCACGCGTGACCTGTTGACCAGTCTGTTGATGGTGCCGGTGTCGGAGGTCGGCATGGAGGTGGTCGGCGACGCCGCCGCCAGCTACATGGTCGACGGGACCTACGACCCTAGTGGTCTCGCTCTGGCCGCGGCGTCCGGGGCGGTGTCGGCGGGAAATGAGCTGGCCGGGACCGCGGCCGGGGCCGCTGCGCGTCGTGTGGCGGTCGGTTTGGGGTTCAATCCGACCCGGCCCCGGTGGAACATGCCCGGTGGCACCGGTTTTACCGCGGACGGTAGGCCGGTCGCGCCGGTGCCGCCGCCCATCCCGGTCACTGCGGACCCGTCCGCGTATCAGCCGGAGGTCGGCGATCCGGCGGGTGCGGGCTCCGGCGGGCAGGCCCCGGTGCCTGTCCCGCCGGTGCCGGTACCGGCCCTGTCGGCGCCGGACCTGTCCGCGCCGGCGTGGTCGGTGCCGGCGTGGTCGGCACCGGACCTGTCCGCGCCGTCGTGGTCGGTGCCGGACCTGCCGGTTCCGTCGTGGTCCGTGCCGAGCTTCTCGGTGCCGACGGTGCCGGTGGTGCCGGTGCCGGAGTGGGTCGCGGCCGCTGGTGCGCTGGTGGTGGAGCGGTGGCAGCGGTTCCAGCGGGAACTGGTGGAGCACTATGGTGGACTGCTGGCCGGGATGGGGCAGGCGCGGCAGTTCCTGGCCGCGCTTCCCGTGTCGGTTGAGCGGGTGTTCGCCGGGTGGGTCGACGCCCGGCGGGGTGATCGGGCTGTTGCGGCTTTCCTGTCCGCTGTCGCGCTTCCTGTGCCGGTTGAGGGGGTGTTCGCCGGGTGGGTCGATGCCCGGCGGGGTGATCGGGCTGTTGCGGCTTTCCTGTCCGCTGCCGCGTTGACCGAGGGGTTTCTGACGGGTGTCCGGCAGCGGGCGGTGGCCCGGGTGGTCGAGGCGTTGGCGTTCTCCGGTGGGCGGATCCCGGCCGAGGTGCGGGCGCGGCAGGTGATCGCCGGGCTGCCGGCGGAGTTCGACCGGCAGGCGCTGCGCTCGCTCGCGCACCTGGCCGTTCAACACCACATCGACCAGTACCTCGCCGCCGGCCTACCCACAGGCGCTGGCACGCCGACAGGCCCCGGCACGCCGCCAGGCGCTGGCGTGCCGCCAGGCCCCGGCACGCCGCCAGGCCCCGGCACGCCGCCAGGCCCCGGCACGCCGCCAGGCCCCGGCACGCCGCCAGGCCCCGGCACGCCGCCAGGCCCCGGCACGCCGCCAGGCCCCGGCACGCCGCCAGGCCCCGGCACGCCGCCAGGCACCGGCGTGTCGCGGGGGGCTGGTGTGTCGGGGGGCGGTGGGGCGGTGGTGTCGTCCGCTGGTGTGCTCAGGGTGGTCGAGGGCGGCGTGTGGGGCCAGGTGGATCGAGGGGTCGATGTGATCTTCGGTGCCCCTGCCGTGTTGCCGGGTGTGGTGGCCGGTCCCGACGCCGGGCAGGTCAGTGCTGTGGCGGGGGTGGTCCGGCAGGCGGTTACCGACCTGTCCGCGCGTTTCTCGGGCGTGGTCGTCCCCGGTGTCACCGCGGCGGCCGCCGGTGTGGCTACCGTCGATATGGGGGAAGGCGGGCGTGTCGGCGGGCCGGCGGTGCCGGTGATGTCCGAGCGGCACACCGCGGCGGCGGCTGGTCTGGCGCAGGCCCAGTTCACCGTGTTGGCCCGCCGCTACGGTGTCGATCTGGCCGGTCATGCGGCGTTGGTCGCCTCGTTCCAGCGGGAGTGGGTGGACGGGTACCACAGGGTGCTCGCCTCGGCCGGCGGGAGCGTGACGTTCGGGACGGTGGATGTGGTCGGGGTCCTCGGTACGGTGCCGGGTGGTGTCGGCTCCCGTGTCGGTGGCATGTCGATCGTCGACGTCGTCAGCGTCGGTGATACGGCGTCGGTCGGTGACGTGTCTGCCGCGAGCGGTGCGGTGTTCAGCCCTGATCTCGGCTTCCGGGACACGGATTCGACCGGTTTCGGGGATACGGGTGCGATCAGTGGTGTGTCGGTGCTGGACGAATCGGTCAGTGCCGGCTCTGGCGGTTTCGGCGAGCCGGCCGTCGCGGCGACCGGGCCGGCCGCGCAACGAATCCACGAGCTCGCCAGTGGCGGTTACGGCCGTGCCAGCGAGGTTCAGCTGCGCCGGCTCGCTGCGGACCTCGGTATCCAGGCGGCGTCGCCGGACGGGGTCCTGCCGCGGCTGTTCGAGGTGTCCAGGGATGTCGTCATGGCGGACACGGTCAGCGGTGTGTACTTCGCCGACCCGGTGGTGGCGGATCTGGACGCGGCGGCGGATCGCACGGCGGCGCAGGCGCTGCCGTCGGTGGAGGGATGGTTCACCATCGCCGGGCACCGGAACCTGGCCGAGCGGCTGGCCGACGATCCGGTGCGTCAGGCCTTGTTCCTCCGGATGCTCACCGCCTCGCCCGCCTGGCAACACGCTGTCGCGCAGGCGCGGCAGCGTGGCGGCGACGCACCCGATATCTTGCTGGTCTGGTGTGACGCGGCATGGCAGGGACCGGGACAGGCCACCTCCTTCGGTGAATGGTTGCGCACCCGGCTGCGCGCCCGGCGGCTGATGTCGTCCACGCACGAGGTGGACCAGATGCCCGGCGAGTTGCGGCCACACGGGGACGAGCCGGTGCGGTCGGTGTTGTTCTCGGATGGTTCGGTGGAGTTGTTCGGGCCGGATCTGGTGGAGGCGGTACGGACCGCGGACATCGTCGAGAACGGTCAGGAACCCGGCGTGCGCTGGCCGGATCAGGAGGACTTCGCCGCCGCTGGCGGTCGGCACCGGTGGGCCGGCTCCGCCTCAGGCGGGCAGTCGCCCGATCCAGCGGAAGGCGGCGACCCGTCTGGTCCTGGCCCGGTGTCCGCTGCCCAGTGGGTGTGGGGCCCGTCGCGGGATCCAGGGGCGCAGTTGCCGGTGCCGGGCCCTGCCCTCGGACCGGACCACCCGCAGGGTGAGGACCTGTCCTGGCTGGACCACTGGGATACGCTGCCGATGTCCGGGCCTGCACCTGCCCCGCCGGCGGGCACGGGCCTGCCCGGGCTACCCGGGCCGCTGGACGACCCGGACGCCCCCACCGCGTCGTCCTGGCCAGCGGGGTGGGCGGAACCGGGGTGGCCGGTACCCGGCATGGGCGTGACCGACGGGCACGGTGCTGCGATGTTCGACCAGCCGGGCATCGACGATCAGGCCAGCGACGGCGGGAACCTCGGCGACTGGGCCGGCGAGGGCGGGAACCTCGGCGACTGGGCCACCTACCAGGGGCCGGACATGGACTGGCAGCCATCCCTCGCGCCCTCCCCGGCGGTGGCCCGCACCGACGCCGGCACTGTCCACGCCGGCGACACCCTCCATCACCCGGCCGACGAGCCACCCACCACGCCCGCCTCGCCGCACCCCGACCAACCCCAACCCCAACCCCAGCCCGCTGCGGGCAGCCGGCGGGTGCGCGACCCGGGCGAGGCCCGGGCGCTGTTCGACCAGCACGCCGGCCACATCGCCACCACAACACGGCAGCCGGAACAGCTGCGGCAGTTGTGGAACGCCCTGATCGACCGTATGGACGACAACGGGATCATCACCGCCAGCCTGTCAGACCTCGCCGAGGCGACATCCACACCGCAGCGGACGGTGCGTGACCGGATCGGGGTATTGCGCGACCGTGGTCTGCTGCAGCGGGTCCAGGGAGGTCGCGGTCGCGTGGCGGCGCGGTACGGGGTGAGCGATCCGGGTCAGCCCCGGCAAGCACCACTGCCGGCCCCTCCCGAGGGCAGCCAGTGGGTGCGCGACCCGGGCGGGGCCCGGGCGCTGTTCGACCAGCACGCCGGCCACATCGCCACCACAACACGGCAGCGGGAACAGCTGCGGCAGTTGTGGAACGCCCTGATCGACCGGATGGACGACAACGGGATCATCACCGCCAGCGAGCCAGACCTCGCCGAGGCGACATTCACACTGCGGCAGACGGTGCATGACCGGATCGGGGTATTGCGCGACCGTGGTCTGCTGCAGCGGGTCCAGGAAGGTCGCGGTGGCGTGGCGGCGCGGTACGGGGTGAGCGATCCGGGTCAGCCCCGGCAAGCACCACTGCCGGCCCCTCCCGAAGGCAGCCAGTGGCTGCGCGACCCGGGCGAGGCCCGGGCGCTGTTCGACCAGCACGCCGACCACATCGCCACCACAACACCGCAGCGGGAACAGCTGCGGCAGTTGTGGAACGCCCTGATCGACCGTATGGACGACAACGGGATCATCACCGCCAGCGAGCCAGCCCTCGCCGAGGCGACATCCACACCGAAGACGACGGTGCATGACCGGATCGGGGCATTGCGCGACCGTGGTCTGCTGCAGCGGGTCCAGGAAGCACACGGTGGCGGGGCGGCGCGGTACGGGGTGAGCGATCCGGGTCAGCCCCGGCAAGCACCACTGCCGGGCCCTGCCCTCGGACCGGACCGCCCGCAGGGTGAGGACCTGTCCTGGCTGGACCACGGGGCTACGGTGCCGATGCCCGGGCCGACACCTGCCCCGCCGGCGGGCACGGCTCTGCCAGGGCTGCCCGGGCCGTTGGACGACCCGGACGCCCCCACCGCGTCGTCCTGGCCGGCGGGGTGGGCGCAACCGGGGTGGCCGGTACCCGGCATGGGCGTGACCGACGGGCGCGGTGCGGCGATCTCCACCGACTTCGACCAGCCGCGCATCGACGATCAGGCCAGCGAGGGCGGGAACCTCGGCGACTGGGCCACCTACCAGGGGCCGGACATGGACTGGCAGCCATACCTCGCGCCCTCTCCAGCGGTGGCCCGCACCGACGCCGGCACTGTCCACGCCGGCGACACCCTCCATCACCCGGCCGACGAGCCACCCACCACGCCCGCCTCGCCGCACCCCGACCAACCCCAACCCCAACCCCAGCCCGCTGCGGGCAGCCGGCGGGTGCGCGACCCGGGCGAGGCCCGGGCGCTGTTCGACCAGCACGCCGACCACATCGCCACCACAACACGGCAGCGGGAACAGCTGCGGCAGTTGTGGAACGCCCTGATCGACCGTATGGACGACAACGGGATCATCACCGCCAGCGAGTCAGACCTCGCCGAGGCGACATCCACACTGCAGCGGACGGTGCGTGACCGGATCGGGGTATTGCGCGACCGTGGTCTGCTGCAGCGGGTCCAGGGAGGTCGCGGTCGCGGGGCGGCGCGGTACGGGGTGAGCGATCCGGGTCAGCCCCGGCAAGCACCACTGCCGGCCCCTCCCGAAGGCAGCCAGTGGCTGCGCGACCCGGGCGGGGCCCGGGCGCTGTTCGACCAGCACGCCGACCACATCGCCACCACAACACGGCAGCGGGAACAGCTGCGGCAGTTGTGGAACGCCCTGATCGACCGGATGGACGACAACGGGATCATCACCGCCAGACTGTCAGACCTCGCCGAGGCGACATCCACATCGCAGCCGACGGTGCGTGACCGGATCGGGGTATTGCGCGACCGTGGTCTGCTGCAGCGGGTCCAGGGAGGTCGCGGTCGCGGGGCGGCGCGGTACGGGGTGAGCGATCCGGGTCCGCCCCGGCAAGCACCACTGCCGGGCCCTGCCCTCGGACCGGACCGCCCGCAGGAGGACCTGTCCTGGCTGGACCACGGGGCTACGGTGCCGATGCCCGGGCCGGCACCTGCCTCGCCAGCGGGCACGGGCCTGCCTGGGCTGCCAGGGCTGCCAGGGCTGCCCGGGCCGTTCGACCCGGACGCCCCCACCGCGTCGTCCTGGCCGGCGGGGTGGGCGGAACCGGGGTGGCCGGTACCCGGCATGGGCGTGACCGACGGGCACGGTGCGGCGATGTCCACCGACTTCGACCAGCCGGGCATCGACGATCAGGCCAGCGACGGCGGGAACCTCGGCGACTGGGCCGGCGACGGCGGGAACCTCGGCGACTGGGCCACCTACCAGGGGCCGGACATGGACTGGCAGCCATCCCTCGCGTCCTGGCCGGCGGTGGCCCGCACCGACGCCGGCACTGTCCACGCCGGCGACACCCTCCATCACCCGGCCGGCGAGCCACCCACCACGCCCGCCTCGCCGCACCCCGACCAACCCCAGCCCGCTGCGGGCAGCCGGCGGGTGCGCGACCCGGGCGAGGCCCGGGCGCTGTTCGACCAGCACGCCGGCCACATCGCCACCACAACACGGCAGCCGGAACAGCTGCGGCAGTTGTGGAACGCCCTGATCGACCGGATGGACGACAACGGGATCATCACCGCCAGCCTGTCAGACCTCGCCGAGGCGACATTCACACTGCGGCAGACGGTGCATGCCCGGATCAGGGTATTGCGCGGCAGTGCTCTGCTGCAGCTGGTCCAGGAAGGTCGCGGTGGCGGGGCGGCGCGGTACGGGGTGAGCGATCCGGGTCAGCCCCGGCAAGCACCACTGCCGGCCCCTCCCGAGGGCAGCCGATGGCTGCGCGACCCGGGCGGGGCCCGGGCGCTGTTCGACCAGCACGCCGGCCACATCGCCCCCACAACACGGCAGCGGGAACAGCTGCGGCAGTTGTGGAACGCCCTGATCGACCGGATGGACGACGACGGGATCATCACAGCCAGCGAGTCAGCCCTCGCCGAGGCGACATTCACACTGCAGCGGACGGTGCATGCCCGGATCGGGGTATTGCGCGACCGTGGTCTGCTGCAGCTGGTGCAGGAAGGTCGCGGTGGCGGGGCGGCGCGGTACGGGGTGAGCGATCCGGGTCAGCCCCGGCAAGCACCACTGCCGGCCCCTCCCGAAGGCAGCCGATGGCTGCGCGACCCGGGCGGGGCCCGGGCGCTGTTCGACCAGCACGCCGGCCACATCGCCACCACAACACGGCAGCGGGAACCGCTGCGGCAGTTGTGGAACGCCCTGATCGACCGGATGGACGACAACGGGATCATCACCGCCAGCGGGTCAGACCTCGCCGAGGCGACATCCGCACCGCAGTCGACGGTGCATGCCCGGATCGGGGTATTGCGCGACCGTGGTCTGCTGCAGCGGGTCCAGGAAGCACACGGTGGCGGGGCGGCGCGGTACGGGGTGAGCGATCCGGGTCAGCCCCGGCAAGCACCGCTGCCGGGCCCTGCCCTCGGACCGGACCGCCCGCAGGGTGAGGACCTGTCCTGGCTGGACCACGGGGCTACGGTGCCGATGTCCGGGCCTGCACCTGCCTCGCCGGCGGGTACGGGTCTGCCAGGGCTGCCCGGGCCGTTGGACGACCCGGACGCCCCCACCGCGTCGTCCTGGCCGGCGGGGTGGGCGCAACCGGGGTGGCCGGTACCCGGCATGGGCGTGACCGACGGGCACGGTGCGGCGATGTCCACCGACTTCGACCAGCCGGGCATCGACGATCAGGCCAGCGACGGCGGGAACCTCGGCGACTGGGCCAGCGAGGGCGGGAACCTCGGCGACTGGGCCACCTACGAGGTGGACCCAGCCCGTTCGCTCGATGTGGACCCGGCCGATCTGCTCTATCTGCTTGAGGCCGTGGGCACGGAACCCGACCCCGCGCCGCAACCGATGGATCCGCCCCGGCCGCAGGCCCCGCCCGGCCCGACATCATGGTCGCCGCCCAACGGCGACCAGCCCAGCCAGTCCCCAGGAACTCAGTCGTTCCCGCCCGGACCGGGCATGCAGGATCCGGCACCTCAGTCGCCGATGCCCGGGCCGGCACCTGCCCCGCCGGCGGGCACGGGCATGCCAGCGCTGCCCGGGCCGTTGGACAACCCGGACGCCCCCACCGCGTCGTCCTGGCCGGCGGGGTGGGCGGAACCGGGGTGGCCGGTACCCGGCATGGGCGTGACCGACGGGCACGGTGCGGCGATCTCCACCGACTTCGACCAGCCGGGCATCGACGATCAGGCCAGCGACGGCGGGAACCTCGGCGACTGGGCCACCTACGAGGTGGACCCAGCCGGTTCGCTCGATGTGGACCCGGCCGATCTGCTCTATCCGTTTACGGCCGTGGGCACGGAACCCGACCCCGAGCCGCAACCGATGGATCCGCCCCGGCCGCAGGCCCCGCCCGGCCCGACATCGTGGTCGCAGCCCAGCGGCGACTAG
- a CDS encoding IS5 family transposase, with protein MPAIPAWLIEPLWVQFAALLPDRPTYQPTHPLGCHRKRIDDRIVFDKLVQVLRFGCAYEAIADATCSATTIRGRRDEWIELGVFAQLKQIALDAYDRLVGLVLDDIAVDGCITKAPGGGEAAGRSPVDRGKQGMKRSLMVDGYGIPLGRVLAGANRHDSPLLGPTLDHLDDLGPLPQAITVHLDAGYDSQVTRALLAERGLTGEIAHKGDKAPIQASQRWHVERTNSWHNAFNRLQRCYERTEKVIDAFFDLADAIITVRSLIRRAWTLYRWNNRPARRR; from the coding sequence GTGCCTGCCATCCCAGCATGGCTGATCGAGCCGTTGTGGGTCCAGTTCGCCGCGCTGCTCCCCGATCGGCCGACCTACCAACCGACACATCCGCTGGGCTGTCACCGCAAGCGGATCGATGACCGCATCGTGTTCGACAAGCTGGTCCAGGTGTTGCGGTTCGGCTGCGCCTACGAGGCGATCGCCGATGCCACCTGTTCGGCCACCACGATCCGCGGCCGCCGTGACGAGTGGATAGAGCTTGGGGTGTTCGCCCAGCTCAAACAGATCGCCCTGGACGCCTACGACCGGCTCGTCGGCCTGGTCCTCGACGACATCGCCGTGGACGGCTGCATCACCAAGGCTCCCGGCGGCGGCGAGGCCGCCGGACGCTCACCGGTCGACCGGGGCAAGCAGGGCATGAAACGCTCGTTGATGGTCGACGGCTACGGCATCCCCCTCGGCCGGGTCCTGGCCGGCGCGAACCGACACGACTCACCCCTGCTCGGCCCCACCCTCGACCACCTCGACGACCTCGGCCCACTACCCCAGGCCATCACGGTGCACCTCGACGCCGGATACGACTCCCAGGTCACCCGCGCCCTGCTGGCCGAGCGCGGCCTGACCGGTGAGATCGCCCACAAGGGCGACAAGGCGCCCATCCAGGCGAGCCAACGGTGGCACGTCGAACGGACGAACAGCTGGCACAACGCGTTCAACCGGCTGCAACGCTGCTACGAACGAACAGAGAAGGTCATCGACGCCTTCTTCGACCTCGCCGACGCGATCATCACCGTCCGCAGCCTCATCCGGCGTGCATGGACCCTCTACCGGTGGAACAACCGACCCGCCCGCCGCCGATGA
- a CDS encoding precorrin-2 C(20)-methyltransferase: MNVSPTGRLYGVGVGPGDPELLTVKAARLIAEADVVAYYSARHGRSIARSIAEGLLREHHVEEPLVYPVTTEDTDDPGGYEGVIRQFYDDSAERLAVHLAAGRTVVVLCAGDPMFYGSYMYLHERLAHRFPAEVVPGVTSVSAASAVLGRPLVERDEVLTILPGTLSAEELSRRLADTDAAAVLKLGRTFDNVRAALDDAGRLPETWYVERATSSRSRHAPLADVPADEVPYFSLAMLPSPTSAAARDDLPAPAPTTGRGEVTVVGLGPAGPRWLTPEVARALREAEHLVGYGPYVDRVPARPGQQRHTSGNQVETERAAHALELALDGARVVVVSSGDPGVFAMASAVYEVATGQPRFAGVPVRVLPGLTAAQAAASRIGAPLGHDFAVMSLSDRLKPWPVIESRLAAASAADLVLALYNPASASRRWQVGAAKDVLLRHRDPKTPVVVARDVGRPGEKITVVSLGDLDPETVDMKCLLIIGSSTTQVSTRGDDSVVVWTPRTYPA; encoded by the coding sequence GTGAACGTGTCCCCAACCGGAAGGCTCTACGGCGTCGGTGTCGGCCCCGGTGACCCCGAGCTGCTGACCGTCAAGGCGGCCCGGCTGATCGCCGAGGCCGACGTGGTCGCCTACTACTCCGCCCGGCACGGCCGCAGCATCGCCCGCTCGATCGCCGAGGGCCTGCTGCGCGAGCACCACGTGGAGGAACCGCTGGTCTACCCGGTGACCACCGAGGACACCGACGACCCGGGCGGCTACGAGGGTGTCATCCGGCAGTTCTACGACGACAGCGCCGAACGGCTCGCCGTCCACCTCGCCGCCGGGCGCACCGTCGTGGTCCTCTGCGCCGGTGACCCGATGTTCTACGGCTCCTACATGTACCTGCACGAGCGCCTCGCCCACCGGTTCCCGGCCGAGGTGGTGCCGGGCGTGACCTCGGTCAGCGCCGCGTCGGCCGTCCTCGGTCGCCCCCTGGTGGAACGGGACGAGGTGCTGACCATCCTGCCCGGCACCCTGTCGGCGGAGGAGCTGTCCCGCCGGCTCGCCGACACCGATGCCGCCGCCGTGCTCAAGCTCGGCCGCACCTTCGACAACGTCCGCGCCGCCCTCGACGACGCCGGCCGCCTGCCGGAGACCTGGTACGTCGAGCGGGCCACCTCGTCCCGCAGCCGGCACGCCCCGCTGGCGGACGTCCCCGCCGACGAGGTGCCGTACTTCTCGCTGGCGATGCTGCCCAGCCCCACCAGCGCGGCGGCCCGCGACGACCTGCCCGCCCCGGCCCCGACCACCGGCCGGGGTGAGGTCACCGTGGTCGGCCTCGGCCCGGCCGGACCCCGCTGGCTCACCCCGGAGGTGGCCCGGGCGCTGCGCGAGGCCGAACACCTCGTCGGCTACGGCCCGTACGTCGACCGGGTGCCGGCCCGCCCCGGACAGCAGCGGCACACCTCCGGCAACCAGGTGGAGACCGAACGGGCCGCGCACGCCCTCGAACTGGCGCTCGACGGCGCCCGGGTGGTGGTCGTCTCCTCCGGCGACCCGGGCGTCTTCGCGATGGCCAGCGCCGTCTACGAGGTGGCCACCGGCCAGCCCCGGTTCGCCGGGGTGCCGGTGCGGGTCCTGCCCGGCCTGACCGCCGCCCAGGCCGCCGCGAGCCGCATCGGCGCGCCGCTCGGGCACGACTTCGCGGTGATGTCCCTCTCCGACCGGCTGAAGCCGTGGCCGGTGATCGAGTCCCGCCTCGCCGCCGCCTCGGCGGCGGACCTGGTGCTCGCCCTCTACAACCCGGCCTCGGCGAGCCGCCGCTGGCAGGTGGGCGCGGCCAAGGACGTCCTGCTTCGGCACCGCGACCCGAAGACCCCGGTGGTCGTCGCCCGGGACGTGGGCCGTCCGGGCGAGAAGATCACCGTGGTGTCCCTCGGTGACCTCGACCCGGAGACGGTCGACATGAAGTGCCTGCTGATCATCGGCTCGTCCACCACCCAGGTCAGCACCCGGGGCGACGACTCGGTGGTGGTCTGGACGCCGCGCACCTACCCGGCCTGA